From the genome of Eucalyptus grandis isolate ANBG69807.140 chromosome 2, ASM1654582v1, whole genome shotgun sequence, one region includes:
- the LOC104423136 gene encoding uncharacterized protein LOC104423136, which produces MSQDEFTIPHRFIDHDHYMRVVKRMKINAKNTAEACRRYLLKIDEQLSSEMADLKAKIDQVGSEIESNGQQMLEEFRHRATENEGGNLNKLYQDLCNYKTSGDEIYGDEFRKFQAEKQNFMTQLVELRKKEKDKLATIPDQIERLNDNVKKKMMVLEDCRTLVTFEASDEERHRASMFVEEGGQDRTITTTTAS; this is translated from the exons ATGTCTCAAGATGAGTTCACCATCCCGCACCGATTCATCGATCATGACCATTACATGAGGGTAGTAAAGAGGATGAAGAT TAATGCAAAAAACACAGCAGAGGCATGCCGACGATATCTACTTAAAATAGATGAGCAACTTTCGAG TGAGATGGCTGATCTTAAGGCCAAGATTGATCAAGTGGGCTCGGAGATTGAGTCGAACGG acAACAAATGCTGGAGGAATTTCGACACCGTGCTACAGAG AACGAGGGCGGGAATCTCAACAAACTATATCAAGATTTATGCAATTACAAAACCTCTGGTGATGAGATTTATGGAG ATGAGTTTCGTAAGTTCCAAGCCGAGAAGCAAAATTTCATGACACAGCTTGTCGAAttaagaaagaaggagaaggataAGCTGGCAACAATTCCTGATCAAATTGAGCGATTGAATGACAATGtcaaaaagaagatgatg GTCTTGGAGGATTGTAGGACTTTGGTGACGTTTGAAGCGTCAGATGAAGAAAGGCATCGGGCATCAATGTTTGTGGAAGAAGGGGGTCAAGATCGCACAATCACAACTACAACAGCATCTTAA
- the LOC108954011 gene encoding LOW QUALITY PROTEIN: meiotic recombination protein DMC1 homolog (The sequence of the model RefSeq protein was modified relative to this genomic sequence to represent the inferred CDS: substituted 2 bases at 2 genomic stop codons), whose amino-acid sequence MWAILASERVYQLPTHMRGGNGKVACIDTQXTFHPDXIVPTAERFGMDPGAVLDNIIYAHATTSEHQYNLLLGLAAKMSEEPFKLLIVHLVIALFQVDFTGRELAERQQKLAQMLSCFIKIAEESNVAGYMTNQVVADPGRGVSSDPMKPAGGHVLARAAMVRLMFRKVRRVQHVSKVFDAPNVLTLKLCTFCAKSSSDYIID is encoded by the exons ATGTGGGCGATCTTGGCATCAGAACGTGTGTATCAG CTGCCAACTCACATGAGAGGAGGAAATGGCAAGGTAGCTTGTATTGACACACAGTGAACTTT TCACCCTGATTGAATCGTACCAACTGCTGAGAGATTTGGCATGGATCCTGGTGCGGTCCTAGATAAT ATCATTTATGCCCATGCCACTACTTCTGAGCATCAGTACAACTTGCTTCTTGGTTTGGCCGCCAAAATGTCTGAAGAACCATTCAAATTACTG ATTGTGCATTTGGTGATTGCTCTCTTCCAAGTGGATTTTACTGGAAGAGAACTTGCAGAGCGCCAG caaaaattggcacaaatgctcTCATGTTTTATTAAGATAGCTGAGGAATCTAACGTGGCAGGGTACATGACCAATCAAG TTGTAGCTGATCCAGGCAGAGGTGTGTCATCAGACCCAATGAAACCTGCAGGCGGGCATGTTCTGGCTCGTGCAGCCATGGTTAGGTTGATGTTTAGGAAAGTCAGAAGGGTGCAGCATGTCTCCAAGGTGTTTGATGCCCCAAATGTACTGACGCTGAAGCTATGTACTTTTTGTGCCAAATCTTCCTCTGATTATATAATTGATTGA
- the LOC104423232 gene encoding uncharacterized protein LOC104423232 isoform X2 translates to MVIRRASFLVRSKGASRVVRDLQPILPAARTRQDIIRLGSMTLSPNQFKEAVEPLYVLLAAKQCVQIDSVEKDPMILDLQDVHSTTGPLGTGIAEQSTMQREVFEFSMSGLSCAEKAGLDIACPSFLLSSTLTFNFPLRALSQISWEIWSEIQK, encoded by the exons ATGGTTATCCGCCGAGCCTCGTTCTTGGTCAGGAGCAAGGGCGCGAGCAGAGTCGTCAGG GATCTTCAGCCAATTTTGCCTGCTGCTAGGACAAGACAAGACATTATAAGATTGGGATCCATGACCCTCAGTCCTAATCAATTCAAGGAGGCAGTGGAACCCCTATATGTACTGTTAGCAGCAAAGCAGTGTGTGCAGATTGATTCTGTGGAGAAAGATCCCATGATTCTAGATTTGCAAG ATGTCCACTCAACTACTGGGCCCCTAGGCACCGGAATTGCTGAACAATCCACCATGCAGAGAGAAGTCTTTGAGTTTAGCATGTCTGGATTGAGTTGTGCTGAAAAGGCTGGACTAGATAT CGCCTGCCCATCATTCCTTCTCTCGTCTACCctaactttcaattttccacTCAGAGCGCTCTCTCAGATTTCATGGGAGATTTGGTCCGAAATTCAAAAATAA
- the LOC104423232 gene encoding uncharacterized protein LOC104423232 isoform X1, whose amino-acid sequence MVIRRASFLVRSKGASRVVRDLQPILPAARTRQDIIRLGSMTLSPNQFKEAVEPLYVLLAAKQCVQIDSVEKDPMILDLQDVHSTTGPLGTGIAEQSTMQREVFEFSMSGLSCAEKAGLDMSLVSDLKGLHSVETDMHRLPIIPSLVYPNFQFSTQSALSDFMGDLVRNSKITINSDGSLDRS is encoded by the exons ATGGTTATCCGCCGAGCCTCGTTCTTGGTCAGGAGCAAGGGCGCGAGCAGAGTCGTCAGG GATCTTCAGCCAATTTTGCCTGCTGCTAGGACAAGACAAGACATTATAAGATTGGGATCCATGACCCTCAGTCCTAATCAATTCAAGGAGGCAGTGGAACCCCTATATGTACTGTTAGCAGCAAAGCAGTGTGTGCAGATTGATTCTGTGGAGAAAGATCCCATGATTCTAGATTTGCAAG ATGTCCACTCAACTACTGGGCCCCTAGGCACCGGAATTGCTGAACAATCCACCATGCAGAGAGAAGTCTTTGAGTTTAGCATGTCTGGATTGAGTTGTGCTGAAAAGGCTGGACTAGATATGTCTCTAGTATCTGATTTAAAGGGTCTTCACTCAGTGGAAACTGACATGCATCGCCTGCCCATCATTCCTTCTCTCGTCTACCctaactttcaattttccacTCAGAGCGCTCTCTCAGATTTCATGGGAGATTTGGTCCGAAATTCAAAAATAACCATTAACTCCGATGGTAGTCTTGATCGCAGCTAG
- the LOC104423232 gene encoding uncharacterized protein LOC104423232 isoform X3: MVIRRASFLVRSKGASRVVRDLQPILPAARTRQDIIRLGSMTLSPNQFKEAVEPLYVLLAAKQCVQIDSVEKDPMILDLQGNCKRGGRQNCGY; the protein is encoded by the exons ATGGTTATCCGCCGAGCCTCGTTCTTGGTCAGGAGCAAGGGCGCGAGCAGAGTCGTCAGG GATCTTCAGCCAATTTTGCCTGCTGCTAGGACAAGACAAGACATTATAAGATTGGGATCCATGACCCTCAGTCCTAATCAATTCAAGGAGGCAGTGGAACCCCTATATGTACTGTTAGCAGCAAAGCAGTGTGTGCAGATTGATTCTGTGGAGAAAGATCCCATGATTCTAGATTTGCAAG GAAACTGCAAAAGAGGAGGTAGACAAAATTGTGGTTACTGA